Genomic DNA from Turicibacter faecis:
CTACTTATTAAAGCCAGTAATAGAAAATGTTCATCTTAGTATAAGTCATTGTGATCATTATGCGGTGGCTTTTGTTGTTTGGGAATAATTAAAATAGGAATCGTTTCAGGCAACTAATGACGATTCTAGACAATGTTAGTTGTCTGAAGGGCAACCTTTTCTAAAATGGAATAAATTTTGCGTAATAAAGATATAATTCTTATTTTATTTTAGGATAGGAGAGGTAAGTGTTTACTTCATCGATAAGTTTTTCTTTTAGTAAAGCATAAATTCAGTTGCTTCCTCATAGGATTAATTGAAATTGAACTTAATAAAGAGGTGGATAGCGATGAAGAAATTATGTTTAATGTTCACAGTAGTACTTACAGTGCTATTAACTGCATGTGGGGAAATGTCGCAGCAAGATGTTGTTGACAAATTAACTAGTAACGTAGAAGATGCTAAGTCTTATTATGCAACAGGGGTAATGGAAGTTGATAATAATGGACAAGTGTATCAGTACAACGTAGAAGTGGCTTATCAAAAAGATAACAAGTACAAAGTAACACTAAAAAATGAAACAACGAACAATGAGCAAATTATTTTAAAAAATGATGAGGGAGTTTTCGTTTTAACACCTGCATTAAATAAACAATTTAAATTCCAAAGTGATTGGCCATTATCAAGTTCACAAGTTTATTTATACCAATCATTAATTACGGATATTTTAAATGATGCAGAAGCTAAATTCGAGGCCACAGAGGATGCATATACATTCGAAACTAAAGCGAATTATCACGGAAATCGCGATTTAGTCTCTCAAAAAATTACTTTTGATAAAAAAGAATTAACACCAACAGAAGTTTATGTTTTAGATTCTAAAGGTGAGCCACGTATTTCAATGAAGTTTTCATCATTTGATTTTGATAAAAAGTTTAAAGATGGATATTTCGATTGCCAAAAAACAATGGAATATTCACAGGAAACAATGGGAGAGGGAGCTTTAGCAAATTTAGAAAGTGAACTCTATCCTGCTTATTTACCTGAAGGAACAACATTAGTTAATAAGCAAGCTATCGATATTCAAGATGGAGAGCGCGTGATTATGACATTTAGCGGGGATCAAGAGTTTACAATGATTCAAGAACCTGCTGCATATAATGAGTCTACAGGGGTAGAACCTGTTTCAGGACAACCTGTAATGATTAATGGTACAATTGGAGCATTAAGCGATAACTCAATTACATGGGTTGAGGGAGGCGTTGAGTGCTTCTTAGTTTCTGAAACATTAGAGACAGAGGAGTTAGTTTCAGTTGCTGCATCAGTTTCTAATCTTGCAGAAAAATAATAAATAAATCAAATACGTATGGTAAGGTACCCTGAACTTTTAGGGTGCCTTTTTACGATGGTCGATGCATGGTCTTTTGATCAAAGGGAAAGAAGAGAGGGCAACGAAAAAGGGTCATGGGATGTAGGATAATCTCAAAGGGAGTGTATACCTTTTAATTGTCGAACAAAAGAAGTAATTGGTGAATAAGGTGGAATCCATAAATTTTAGATTTATTAATAATTTTACAATCGGGATATGTTTGATTTAGTTGTTTTAAATAATCGTTATTTTTAGATGTGACGATTAGTTCGCATTTATCACTTATTGGGTGTGAAAGTTGAATAGTCGTTTGAAGGTTCTCGTCCGAGATATGATTTTTTTTTGTTTCACCTGGAAAAACAAGTAATTCTGAAAGAAGTGAGTATAATAGAAAGATAAGGGTAATTAATGTACAGGTGAGTAGAACAACAATAATTTTCTGATAATTAATTCGATGAATGGTAGTTCCTCCTCATTTTTTATGAATTTATTTAGCAAGGAAAGATGAACAGTGGTTAGAGTAAGTGATTCAGTCAAAGGCTTATAAAATATAATCATTGGATTTACTTATTAGGAAGGCCCGATAAAGGCGAAGTTACCTCTATATATAATAATAAAAAAATTATGTTTTTCTTGTGTACAAATTGTATCCATTTATGTTAAATTTTAAAGAGAGATTTTTTTCCTATTGGAGAGTGTTAGGATGAGTATAAAATATAAGGTCTTAGTGGCTGAGGATGAGTTAAAGATTAGAGAGATTCTTGTAGACTGCTTAATGGATGATTACGAGGTGATTGAGGCAAAAGATGGGTTAGAAGCACTTCGGTTATTTCATTCACAACAGTTTGACTTAGTTTTATTAGATGTTATGATGCCTGAGAAAGATGGGTTTTCTGTTTTAAAAGAGATTCGTTTGGTTTCTAAGGTACCTGTCATTATGTTAACGGCACGTTCTAGTGTGGAAGATCAAGTGCGTGGTTATGATTTAAAGGTAGATGATTACGTCACAAAACCGTTTGATAATCAGGTTTTATTAGCAAAAGTTCATCGATTGCTATCTCGTATTAATGAAGACGATGAAGTAGAAACTTATGAATTAGCTTTTGATGGTCTGGTTGTTAATAAATTATCGAGGACGGTTCGTGTGGATAATGAACTGATGGATTTTAGACCTAAGGAATTTGACTTATTAGTTTTTTTAATTGAAAATCACCGAATTGCGTTGGATCGCGATCGAATTTTAGATGCGGTTTGGGGAATCGACTATTTTGGTGATACTCGTGTTGTGGATACGCATATAAAAAAAATTCGAAAAAAATTGGGGGACTATTCGAAATATATTCATACTGTTTTTGGTGTTGGGTATAAGTTTGAGGTGATATAGTCTTGCGTTTAGCAACAAAGATTTTTTTACTTTTATTTGGTTTGTTTTTTACGACGCTTCTTTTAGATATTGTTGCCCAATACTATTTTTATGATTTTGCTTATCCGGGTTATAAACAAAATCAAATTTATCGCTTGGTTTATGAAATAAAAGATGAGGTTCCGAACTTTCAACGTTTCACGAATGATTTTTTTTCGTATATGAATGGGATCGAAGATAAATATTTGATTAAATATAAATTACATAGTTCAAATACTTCGCAGCTAAATTTAGAATATTTAACGGATAATGATATCTTTTTCGAATCGACGACTGATAAAAATGTGACAACGTATCATTACTATACTAAAATTAAATTTAAGGAAGGAGAAGAATGGATTATTGAAATCTCCTATTCTTTACAAGTTTTAGGTGAAATGTTATCCGTTTTTACGAATTATTATATCTTTATCTTTATGATTTTAGCTATCTTGGTACTCATTTTTGCTATTTGGTTAACAGAGCATATTACTAAACCTTTATTGCATATGAAGCGGGTTACTACTAATATTGCAAATATTGATTTTAGCGAAAAATGTGAAGTAAATTCAGATGATGAGCTAAGAGAGTTAGCAACAAATATTAATGTTATGAGTGAGAATTTAAACAGGACGTTAACTGAATTACAAGTAGCGAATGAACGATTAAAAGATGATATTGCTCGCGAGCGAGAATTTGAACAAATGCGCTCAACTTTCTTTTCCACAATTTCGCATGAATTAAAAACTCCACTTACAATTATTAAGGGAATTGCTACTCGAATTCAATCGCGTTCAATGTCTCCCGACGAGGTTAAGGTACAATTAAACTCTATCATAGAAGAGGTTAATCGGATGACGGTGATGGTTCAAGATACATTAAATTATATGAAGATGGAAAATCCGGAGGATATTTTAGAATACAGTAGTTTCAATTTAAAAATGTTAATTGAGCATTTAAATAATAAGGTTAAGCATATAATGGGAGAGAAGAAATTACATATTCATTTAGATTTGGACGATGAATATGTAGAGGCAGATTCTTCGAAGATTATGACCGTCGTTACAAATTTATATTCTAATGCTATTCGTTATACTCCTGATGGTGACCACATTTATGTAAGTCTTAAACGCTTTGGAAGTAAGGTTCAGTTTGAAATTGAAAATACGGGGATTTTTATTCCAGAAGAGGAATTGGATCGAATATGGGAACCTTTTTATCGTTTAGAAAAGTCAAGAAATAGGGACAGTGGGGGAACAGGTCTAGGACTACTAATTACGAGTAAAATTTTGCAGATGCACCAAAGTCATTACGGGGTCGTTAATACCTCACGAGGTGTAAAGTTTTATTTCGATTTAAATGTAGATCCAGACTTTGATGAATAGGGGGAATATATGAGGGTCATTTGTTATTTACAAATGGCCTTTTTATTATTTTAAAATTAGGGGGATGATCAAATGGAATTAAAAATTAATCGGTACGCTTCAATGCTAAAACCTTCATTGATTCGGGAAATGAAAGTGTTAGCGGATAAATATAATGATGTTATTGATTTTACATTAGGGGAACCCCATATATCTCGGCATACCTATGAGGTTATTCAAGAGGGGTTACATCATAAAATGATGGAATCTTCGTTGGGTTATTCTCATCAATATGGAATTATAGAGTTAAGAATGGCAATTTCAGAGTATTGTAAGCATAATTACGGCCAGATTTATGATCCATATTCAGAGATTATCATTACAACAGGTGTTTCTGAACCTATTAGTGCGGTTTTTAAAACAATTTTAGAGGAAGACGATGAGGTTATCATTTTTTCTCCATCCTTTACTTTATACAATACGAATGTTCAAATGTATGGGGGAAAAGTTGTTTTATATGATATGGTGGAAAATGATATGCAGGTAAAGGAAGAGGTATTAAGCAGGTTAATTACTGCAAAAACGAAAGCTATTTTAGTGAATTCTCCATGTAATCCTACGGGGAAAATATTTTCTGAAGAGGAAAATGAGGTGATATACAACTGTATAAAGGATAAACCTATTTTTGTGATTAGTGATGAGATATACCGTGAAATCGTGTTTGAACAGAAAAAATGTTGTTCGCTTTCAAAATATCCACGATTAAGGGATCGTTTATTTATTTTAAATGGTTTCTCTAAGTCATATGCGATGACGGGATGGCGGATAGGGTACGTATTAGGCCCAAAAGAGTTTATCAATACGGTAGCCGTTGTTCATCAAAACTTCGTTGCTTCTGCTTCAACTATTTCTCAATATGCGGCTCTTGAGGCATTAAATCACCCAGAATTGACGAAAAACATTCAGCAACTTTACGAAAAAAATAGAAATTATGTTTACCAACAGTTAAAACCGTATTTTAAGCATGTTGTATTGCCGGAGGGAGCCTTTTATCTCTATATAGACGTAAGTAATTACGGGTTAACTTCATATGAGTTCGCAATGAATTTACTAAAAAGTAAACAAGTAGCCATTGTTCCTAGTATGGCCTTTGAACCAAATGATTCGGGATATGTTCGTTTATCTTATTGTTGTGACTTTGAAACGTTGCGAGCAGGCGTTTTACGTATACAAAATTTTATAAAAAGTTTGTAAAAGAGTTAATTTACCCGTGACCTATGATAAAATACTGAAGGACTTGCATGTGATAAAAGTCATGCGATGATAGTTTAAAAATGCGGTATCTTAACATGAAGCAGTATCTCAATTAATTATTTGATAAATTTAATGTTAATGGTAAACCTAGAGATAGAACAACCGACTTTAGGAGATACGTGATACAATATAGCTTTATTTTTTAGAGACATTATTAAGGAAAATAAAATTTTTTGTTGTATAGACGAAAGACGATTAACCGCAAGAATATTTAATGTAATGTTGAAAGAGAGATGGCAATGAAGAAGAAATATAGAAGTTATAGTTATTATCCCAGTCAGAGAAAAAAGAAAATTAAAATTAATAAGGTAAGATTTACGCTATTTATCTTAAGCTGTTTACTTATTCTTAGCGGTATCGGTTTTGGATTAAAGCTGATATTAACCGATAAGGTTGATGTTTCCTTAGCGTTAACGGACGATCTTAATCCTAAGGAAGGGGAAAGTTTGTATCGACTATCGTTGAGTTGGGAGCCGTTGAAAAAAGATGCTTATAAGGAAATTCAAATCAACATTAATGATAAGTCCTACGTATTAGATAATACGGCTACAGGATTCGATGTTGATTTGTCGGCTCCTAACACCGATTATAAAATTACCTTCCAGGCAAGGAGGAAGGGGCTGTTCTTTTCTAAAAAGGTAAAAGACGTGATTCGTACATTTGCCGATAATGAAAGGATAGAACAATCAATTGCTGATTTAAAGATTAAGGATCATGTTTTATTATTTAGTCACGCGCTAAAGAAAACTAAAGAGATGAAATTTGATTCCGAAGAG
This window encodes:
- a CDS encoding LolA family protein, which produces MKKLCLMFTVVLTVLLTACGEMSQQDVVDKLTSNVEDAKSYYATGVMEVDNNGQVYQYNVEVAYQKDNKYKVTLKNETTNNEQIILKNDEGVFVLTPALNKQFKFQSDWPLSSSQVYLYQSLITDILNDAEAKFEATEDAYTFETKANYHGNRDLVSQKITFDKKELTPTEVYVLDSKGEPRISMKFSSFDFDKKFKDGYFDCQKTMEYSQETMGEGALANLESELYPAYLPEGTTLVNKQAIDIQDGERVIMTFSGDQEFTMIQEPAAYNESTGVEPVSGQPVMINGTIGALSDNSITWVEGGVECFLVSETLETEELVSVAASVSNLAEK
- a CDS encoding pyridoxal phosphate-dependent aminotransferase, giving the protein MELKINRYASMLKPSLIREMKVLADKYNDVIDFTLGEPHISRHTYEVIQEGLHHKMMESSLGYSHQYGIIELRMAISEYCKHNYGQIYDPYSEIIITTGVSEPISAVFKTILEEDDEVIIFSPSFTLYNTNVQMYGGKVVLYDMVENDMQVKEEVLSRLITAKTKAILVNSPCNPTGKIFSEEENEVIYNCIKDKPIFVISDEIYREIVFEQKKCCSLSKYPRLRDRLFILNGFSKSYAMTGWRIGYVLGPKEFINTVAVVHQNFVASASTISQYAALEALNHPELTKNIQQLYEKNRNYVYQQLKPYFKHVVLPEGAFYLYIDVSNYGLTSYEFAMNLLKSKQVAIVPSMAFEPNDSGYVRLSYCCDFETLRAGVLRIQNFIKSL
- a CDS encoding sensor histidine kinase — encoded protein: MRLATKIFLLLFGLFFTTLLLDIVAQYYFYDFAYPGYKQNQIYRLVYEIKDEVPNFQRFTNDFFSYMNGIEDKYLIKYKLHSSNTSQLNLEYLTDNDIFFESTTDKNVTTYHYYTKIKFKEGEEWIIEISYSLQVLGEMLSVFTNYYIFIFMILAILVLIFAIWLTEHITKPLLHMKRVTTNIANIDFSEKCEVNSDDELRELATNINVMSENLNRTLTELQVANERLKDDIAREREFEQMRSTFFSTISHELKTPLTIIKGIATRIQSRSMSPDEVKVQLNSIIEEVNRMTVMVQDTLNYMKMENPEDILEYSSFNLKMLIEHLNNKVKHIMGEKKLHIHLDLDDEYVEADSSKIMTVVTNLYSNAIRYTPDGDHIYVSLKRFGSKVQFEIENTGIFIPEEELDRIWEPFYRLEKSRNRDSGGTGLGLLITSKILQMHQSHYGVVNTSRGVKFYFDLNVDPDFDE
- a CDS encoding response regulator transcription factor, translating into MSIKYKVLVAEDELKIREILVDCLMDDYEVIEAKDGLEALRLFHSQQFDLVLLDVMMPEKDGFSVLKEIRLVSKVPVIMLTARSSVEDQVRGYDLKVDDYVTKPFDNQVLLAKVHRLLSRINEDDEVETYELAFDGLVVNKLSRTVRVDNELMDFRPKEFDLLVFLIENHRIALDRDRILDAVWGIDYFGDTRVVDTHIKKIRKKLGDYSKYIHTVFGVGYKFEVI